One Primulina eburnea isolate SZY01 chromosome 4, ASM2296580v1, whole genome shotgun sequence genomic window, ACATTcggatgtaagttttgttataGGAATGCTTACATGCTGATTTATTTACATGAATGGGCTTTCCAGGTAACATTATGGCAACCGGACAACTTttctcgaaaacaacacaagcTCTATTTTACAACTTCAAGCAACTGCCAATTCAGCGGATGcttgattttgattttctttGTGGTAATTATAAGTTATTCATCTTGGCTAGTCTATTTTTAACAAGCTATCAAGTATCATCTATTCAATGAAGTATGGATTTCAAGTCATCTCATCAATAAAGTTATCTGCTGTTTTTGCTTATACAGGCAGAGAAACACCTTCTGTTGCTGGAATTATAAATCCTGGTTCTGAGGGTTTTCAGAAGCTATTTTTTGGACAAGAGGAAATTGCAATTCCAGTACACTCAGCGTGCGTTTAGTTTTcctttctcatttttttttatcatttatcaCTTGATATGTGAGTTTCCTAGGGAAAAACCTTTAACATCAACAGTAGACATCAAAATTCAATCACCCTTGTGACATCTGTATCGCACTCATATTTTTCTTTTGAACCTTTAACCGTTAGATAAACTAATGTAAATTATATTCTTTCTTTGTAGTATTGAAGCCGCTTGTGCCGCACATCCCACTGCTGATGTATTTATTAACTTTGCGTCATTCAGAAGGTTGTTCTTCAAGACATACAAATGTGTGAGATATGTTGCTTCTTCTATGGCCTGATAACTATACTTCCATTGTTGTAGTGCTGCTGCTTCATCTATGGCTGCTCTCAAACAGCCAACCATTAGAGTTGTTGCCATAATAGCTGAAGGTGTCCCTGAGTCAGACACCAAACAGTTGATTGCTTATGCTAAAGCAAACAATAAGGTAACTAATTTTATCAACTTTTTTCGATGTATCGTTTTAATATACATGGAAGAACAGTATTCTCTTTACGTGCTTGTTTTGCATATTACTTCGTTTGCTTCAGATTTGTGAATGTCATGGAAAATGTGTTAATGACAAAGATGCGTGTGCCAGGTTGTCATTGGACCAGCTACAGTTGGAGGTATTCAAGCTGGAGCTTTCAAGATTGGTGATACTGCTGGAACAATTGATAATATAATTCAGTGCAAACTGTACAGGCCGGGATCTGTTGGTTTTGTCTCAAAATCTGTGCGTAATCATTACAAAGCCTCTTTCCTTATGTGTGTAGCTTGCGATTAAGCCTAAAAGATCTAATATTCGTAATATTGCTGACAAGTTAAATTCTTAAATCAACAAATGGACCTTGTACCTATTGATTAATGGGTTGATTTCAATCAGTTAATCATAGTTGGGAATTGAGAAACTGCTTTGTAAAGTTAATTGCCGTACTTTACTTTTTGCTGCGTCTGATGAATCTCTGTAGCTGTGGTCAAATTTTATCAAGGTTTATTCAATTATGCATCATCAGACCGGCTCAGTTTCTGAAGATGAGGTCTTGAATTTCAGGGTGGTATGTCCAACGAGTTATACAACACAATTGCTCGTGTCACAGATGGAATTTATGAAGGTTGGACGCTTTTAACCACTGGACCCAAGTCTGGTCTTGTTATATTCTCCTTTTTGGGATCAGATCATAATTTTCAATTTAACTGTGAGTATGTAGGAATTGCTATTGGAGGGGATGTGTTTCCTGGGTCGACACTTTCTGATCATGTACTGCGGTTTAACAACATCCCTCAGGTATATGTGATATTCCATAGCTGTTGTTTTCTGgatgtttttttattaattttttcctCCAAAGACTAGGACATAAATAACAGGACATTTTGTTTTTTATCTTCATTTTTTGATTGAAACCAGGTTAAAATGATGGTCGTTCTTGGGGAACTTGGTGGACGTGATGAATATTCCTTAGTTGAGGCACTTAAACAGGGGAAAATCAACAAGCCCGTGGTTGCATGGGTTAGTGGAACTTGTGCGAGGCTCTTCAAGTCGGAAGTACAATTTGGTCATGCTGTAAGCTAATTCATCTGCCCTCATTGTGACATTTTCTCTGATTTACAAAAATTTCTCATTGTAATTTTTATCCCAACTCTGTTTTAATTATCAGGGGGCTAAGAGTGGTGGTGAGATGGAGTCTGCTCAGGCAAAGAATGAAGCACTCAGAGAAGCTGGGGCTGTTGTTCCCACTTCTTATGAAGCATTTGAAAGCACAATCAAAGAAGCGTTTGAAAAATTGGTAAGCTTTACATgtcttcaatatcattcttaTGTTTCTCACGTGGTAAATTTTTTCTCCACAGCCGATTGCTTAAATATTTGGTTCCTGTTGGTTAGGTTGAAGAGGGTAAAACAGCTCAAGTAAAGGAGGTGATACCACCTCAAATACCTGAGGACCTTAATGTAGCCATCAAAAGCGGCAAAGTTCGGGCTCCGACACACATCATCTCCACAATCTCTGATGATAGGGGTACGGAGTCTGCTTTCTTATTCTCTATTATTGGCACCCTCTGCAATGTATCAATGATTGAACGTAAATTTTTACTCATTGGCAGGTGAAGAACCAACCTATGCTGGTGTTGCAATGTCCTCCATTGTTGAACAGGGATTAGGTGTGGGCGACGTCCTTTCTTTATTGTGGTTCAAACGAAGTCTTCCTCGCTATTGCACACGTTTtattgaggtgattttatatcttgtctttGTGTTCGTTCCTCAGGTCTCAACCTTTAATTACTTCGTGCAACAACGTTTTGAATTGACCCTAGAAAAGGGTTATGTTCACAGTTTCCTTAGGTTCATTTTCAATTTTCTAACCCATTTATAATTTCTGTTTGGACTTACGCTACTTTTCTTCCATACCTATATTGACATGCCAGATTTGTGTTATGTTGTGCGCTGATCATGGTCCCTGTGTCTCTGGTGCTCACAACACCATAGTAACAGCTAGGGCCGGAAAAGATCTGGTTTCTAGTCTTGTTTCAGGTCGGTCGAATATTAATGAATGTCTTCTACGCGATATGAACTGAATATCTAATTTTTGGAACAACTGATAAAAGAACCGTAATGTTAAGTTTATGAAATTATTAATGAGTTATACGATCTTAATTGTAAAACAGGTTTGTTGACTATTGGTCCCCGATTTGGTGGCGCAATTGATGATGCTGCACGATACTTCAAGGATGCATATGAAAAGGTGAGTTATAATTGTTCGTGATCATGGCTCAAGCATGTCAACCTTAGTTTTTAGCTTTTCCTTCTCCCTTTTCTTGATTTAAAGTGGCTTTATAAGATTTCTCTCTTCTCTAGCTTCTCTGTGATATATTGATGGCTTCTGATGTTCTGTATTCTCAGGGTCTGACGCCATATGAATTTGTTGAGAGTATGAAAAAGAAAGGCATTCGTGTTCCTGGCATCGGGCACAGGTATCGAAATTCTCTACTTGTTCAGTTCTTTGAAGCAGTTGTTTCAATTCGAACCATAATCTGGAGATATTTCTTTTGTATTAAAAAAGAATCAAGAGAGGCGACAACAGAGATAAGAGGGTAGAGTTGCTGCAACAGTATGCACGCTCTAATTTTCCGTCTGTGAAATATATGGAATACGCTGTTGAAGTTGAAACATACACCCTGTCAAAGGCCAACAACCTAGTACTCAATGTTGATGGTGCCATTGGGTCTCTATTCTTGGATCTCCTAGCCGGAAGTGGCATGTTCACTAAACAAGAAATCGACGAGATTGTTGAGATCGGTTATCTCAATGGTCTCTTTGTGCTGGCTCGCTCTATTGGTCTCATTGGGTGAGTTAAAAGTGCAGGAAAATACTTTCTGCTGCACATATATACTTATATTTTCATCTCTACCAACTATTCATACACCATTTTTCCCCTGAAATTCAGGCATACATTCGACCAGAAGAGACTGAAGCAGCCGCTGTACCGCCATCCATGGGAAGATGTACTCTACACCAAGTGAAACTTTTACACACAGAAACAGACTATATTCGGCCTCCTCAAGAATGCTCATTCTTGTTCAAACTTTTCTGTTATTAATCCCATTTTGAGTTGATTCACTATCCGCACCATTTTAATAAGTTTTAGCCATAGTCATTAAGAGGACATTGTTTTGCAAACGCCGCGTAGAATCAATGGTCATTTTCCATCGCGAAGAGTTTGTGTATTGCGCAGAAGAATCTGAGTTGAGTATTTTGTCTATTCTCTTATCTGCATAAATTTGGCATCTCTAGCTGTAGCCTTTCTTTTTGTTGCTgcttctttttcctttttctgttCGTGTGGTGAATTGGGCATTTTGTCCCACTTTGTTAATGCTGTGTGTGTACTGTAATCGGATGCTGCTACAAGTATTCAAGTTACACATATTATGTAGCATATGCCAATAACTGGTGCTATGGTTCTCTGAGGTCTAAAAACAGGATCTCTTTCACTTGACCCAAGAAAGAAGTTCGAACCTTTCGATCATCTGCTGCCCATAAACATCGACCCTCGTCCTCGAtttctaattattttattcGTCGCTCGTCTTTGTACTCAACCACAAGCATTAGGATGGTCTCTCAAGGATTCCATATCACAAGTTAGCACCTTTTTGAGAGAATGTATCTGAGATGAGATTACAAAAGTGGAGATGATTATGGTACAAATTTCAAGCGAGCCCACCTCAGGAACATGATGCACATAAGATAAGATCATAAAGCACAGAGAGAGGGTGAATTATCATGGCACAAACTTGAGATAACGTAAGAAGTTGATTGGGGGTCAATTGATGTACAAATTTCACGTGGGAGACTATGGTCTGAAAGGGAATATAGCACCCCGTGTTTGTCCCACCCAGTGCTCTTGCCTCGTGCTTGTGCTTTCCAGTTTCCACTTCATTCCATGTCCATATTTGATAAAACCAAAACCCACAAAATTCTTTTTGCTTAGTTTTTGTAAAGATGTAGTTGCATTAAGTTGGGTTTTATTACCTTTTTTTTGCCTTATTGATGAAGTATTAGTCCAAAAACAAGATATTATGAACGACACAAAATTTCCAATCAGACTCTCTCAATGTCAATTTTGTATAACATATTTTCAAAACGAtcttattcataaaaaaatattatttttaaatactaaaatattACTAACCTTCTCACTATTCAATGAGTAAATATATTGTCAGCCAGAAGTTGGCTAGATTCACAGTTTTTCTTTTGCCAAGTTGGTGACAGGACAAAAATActctttaatttattattactaTTAAATGAAAATATCTGCGTATAAATATATGGAAAAAGGTTATCCCAAAAGGCCATAAATATCTAGGTTGATGTCTAATCTTAAATTTGggttataatttaataaattagtacaataaaataatataaaaaaaagttgTGGATCATACATTTTGAACGTGGCATGATTTCACTACACAAGGGACATTGTCCCCAATCAAAAATCTCAACCTTCTTACCTGTTTCCCACTTCCCACTGCCACCTGTGTTCATTGCCAAATTGACttcttttattttaatatgTATAATATAGTTTGAGattctcaaaataataaaatataaaaactgaGATTTTTGGTGAAATTTTAGATATTTATTAAACATTGTTTAAAACTATAGATTCACAAGGTatacttatttttttttttaaattatcttATTAATTAGGACAGTGTTCTTTGCAAATCAGAATATCATGAAAAGAAAAATAGTATTTTGATCAAAATTCGTTTACCAAAAAAGTTGTgtgattaataaaatatttacgcGAAATAAAAATGAACACATGATAATATTTAATGTTTACCTGTTTAACATTAGGGTAAGAtgttaaattaaaaatttgttctttttcaataattaataaatataaagaAAATGCGACTGATGATATAGTAATACAAAACCGGTTATCacaccgtctcacagatcaatTTTGTAACATAGATCTCCTATCCGTCTctttccatgaaaaaatattatcttttatgacaaaaatattatttttcactatAAATATATTAGTCAGATCGACCTGCTTCATGTAGATATAACAGACGAATAAACATACTTTTGTTGTAGTTCTACCTTCTTTAATTTCATTGATGTGTTATAAACAATTAATTATTTGGTTAATATAATATCTGTAGTTTACTCATTTGTAATGTAACAAactaagaatatatatatatatatatatatatatatatattattttgtttgattttcGATTATATAGCtattttataaatatacttGTTATTGTATAAGTtatcttgatttaatttttttatttaaaaaaagaaaaatggaaataTGATGGAGGGTGCAAAAATGAATATTGCAGTAACCCGACCCTGTGGATTTCCCTCTTTTCCTTGGTTCCTTCCTTCGCttggtaaaataatatatataatatcagcAATGGCGTCATCCAAGTAAATTTTCCATTTTACTTCACTTTTTGGGTAAAATTTTCATGCAAATACCCTTCAAACCTGTGCAACATTAACAAAGTTGTATTTTTTGGGAATTTGGTTTCGTTTTTTTTCCCCGAGCGAGACGGTGAACGCTAGTTGTTTGATGAAATTGCTGATTCCGGAAGCGGAACAACTGGAGACTTTGGCACTCAAATAACGTCTGTCTGTGGAGTTTACGTTCTGGGTTCTTGCTGATGTCTTCTTGAAATTACGGTAGTACAGTATCGAGCGGTTATTTCCAGCAGAAATGAGTGCGTCAGCAAACAGAGAAGCGCATTCTGATAATCAACGCAATTCCCAAGCTGCTAATCAAGCTCAATCATCGAGTGGGGACAGTCATCGTCGCCAGAATTACAATGTCTATAATGCATCCAGCATGAACAAGGTTGGCGATTCTACGAGTAAAGCTGTGGCTCAGTACACCATGGATGCGAGGCTTCACGCTGTTTTCGAGCAATCTGGTGAGTCTGGAAAATCTTTTGATTATTCGCAGAGTGTTAGGACatctaatcaatctgtttctgaGGAGCAGATCACTGCTTATTTGTCGAAAATACAGCGCGGCAGCCTCATCCAACCTTTTGGCTGTACGATAGCCGTTGATGAATCCAATTTTCGTGTGATAGCTTACTCTGAGAATGCTCGGGAAATGCTAGGCTTGATGCCTCAGTCAGTTCCAAGTCTGGAGAAGCTGGACATTCTTTCAATTGGGACTGATGTAAGAGCCCTTTTTACCCCCTTGAGCTCTGTCTTGCTAGAGAGGGCATTTGGGTCACGTGAGATCACGCTGTTGAATCCTCTTTGGATTCATTCGAAGAATTTGGGGAAGCCATTTTATGCAATTTTGCATAGGATAGATGTGGGTATTGTGATTGATTTAGAGCCCGCAAGGAGTCAGGATCCCGCCCTATCGATTGCGGGCGCTGTCCATTCACAGAAGCTTGCTGTTAGAGCTATTTCCCATTTGCAGTCTCTTCCAGGTGGGGATATTAAGCTTTTGTGTGGCACAGTTGTTGAGAGTGTGAGGGACCTTACCGGATACGATCGGGTTATGGTCTATAAATTTCACGAGGATGAGCATGGTGAGGTTGTGGCGGAGAGTAAGAGGCCGGATTTGGAACCGTATATTGGTTTGCATTATCCTGCCACAGACATTCCCCAGGCTTCAAGGTTTTTGTTTAAGCAAAATAGGGTAAGAATGATCGCGGACTGTCACGCCACTCCAGTTAAGGTCATCCAGGATGAGGTGTTAATGCAGCCCTTGTGTTTGGTAGGTTCAACACTTAGGTCTCCTCATGGATGCCATGTTCAATATATGGCAAATATGGGGTCAATTGCATCATTGACATTGGCTGTTATCATCAATGGAAATGATGAAGATGGCGTTGGAGGAAGAAATTCAATGAGGCTGTGGGGCTTAGTTGTTGGCCATCACACTTCAGCCAGATGTATTCCATTCCCGCTTCGGTACGCCTGTGAATTCCTAATGCAGGCATTTGGGcttcaactgaatatggaattacAATTGGCGTCACAACTTTCTGAGAAACGGGTTTTGAAGACACAGACATTGTTGTGTGATATGCTGCTCCGAGATTCGCCCACTGGAATTGTCACACAGAGTCCAAGTATCATGGACCTTGTCAAGTGTGATGGGGCCGCACTATACTACCAGGGGACATATTATCCTTTGGGTGTCACTCCTTCTGAAGCACAGATAAAGGATATTGTGGCATGGCTGTTGGCATTCCATGGGGACTCAACTGGTTTGAGCACTGATAGTCTAGCTGATGCAGGTTATCCTGGGGCAGCTTTTCTAGGGGATGCAGTTTGTGGAATAGCGGTTGCATGCATCACATCAAGAGATTATTTGTTCTGGTTTCGTTCCCATACTGCTAAAGAGATCAAGTGGGGTGGAGCTAAGCATCATCCTGAGGACAAAGATGACGGACAGAGGATGCATCCTCGCTCTTCGTTTAAGGCATTTTTGGAAGTTGTCAAGAGCCGGAGTTTGCCATGGGAGAATGCAGAAATGGATGCGATTCACTCTTTGCAGCTAATTTTAAGAGATTCATTTCGAAATGCTGATGGAAGCACGTCTAAGGCTGTGCAGGCACAGGTGGAGGACATGGGTTTATTAGGGATGGATGAACTCAGTACTGTTGCCCGAGAAATGATCAGACTAATCGAGACTGCAACAGCTCCTATATTTGCTGTTAACGTTGAAGGCCACATTAATGGTTGGAATGCAAAAGTTGCAGAATTGACGGGGCTATCTGTTGAAGAAGCAATGGGAAAGTCCTTGGTCCATGATCTCTTACTAAAAGAATCagaagaaattgctgaaaagctTCTGTTTAATGCTCTAAGAGGTGCTCTTCTTCTCCACTTTACAAGCATAGTAGGCACGCATGACGCAAATACATAATTTACTAGaagttgtttaatttttttttatagataatatttttaattaaatatgagttaattaaaatatagAACAAAATTGAGGAACAAACTTAATGGTGAAAGAAAATACATTTCAAAAATTGTTAAGCAATTTATCAATCATACTAAATTAGTACATATATAATCACAATATCCTGATAAGAATTCATTGTATACAAAATATATTGTTTAATacttaaaaataatatcaatttataaatcatACTAAAAATTGGTGGCGGCATTCTGATCAAGTTACTTGGAAACACACCTAAGAAACCAAATAATttgtatgatatatatatatatatatatacatacatatagacacacacacacatgctgAAGTGTATCATTTGTTCAGCAATGATcaaatttctttctttttggCTGAAGACTGTATACCTTAAGGTTGTAGCCTTTAAGTTAAGTGATACCCTTAGATTAGTACAAAAGTTTGCATTAACTCATAGAATGAATAACTGATACAGGGGAGGAAGATAAAAATGTAGAATTACGGCTGAGGACATTTGGCTCTGAACATCATACGAAGGCTGTATTTGTGGT contains:
- the LOC140830792 gene encoding ATP-citrate synthase beta chain protein 2 codes for the protein MATGQLFSKTTQALFYNFKQLPIQRMLDFDFLCGRETPSVAGIINPGSEGFQKLFFGQEEIAIPVHSAIEAACAAHPTADVFINFASFRSAAASSMAALKQPTIRVVAIIAEGVPESDTKQLIAYAKANNKVVIGPATVGGIQAGAFKIGDTAGTIDNIIQCKLYRPGSVGFVSKSGGMSNELYNTIARVTDGIYEGIAIGGDVFPGSTLSDHVLRFNNIPQVKMMVVLGELGGRDEYSLVEALKQGKINKPVVAWVSGTCARLFKSEVQFGHAGAKSGGEMESAQAKNEALREAGAVVPTSYEAFESTIKEAFEKLVEEGKTAQVKEVIPPQIPEDLNVAIKSGKVRAPTHIISTISDDRGEEPTYAGVAMSSIVEQGLGVGDVLSLLWFKRSLPRYCTRFIEICVMLCADHGPCVSGAHNTIVTARAGKDLVSSLVSGLLTIGPRFGGAIDDAARYFKDAYEKGLTPYEFVESMKKKGIRVPGIGHRIKRGDNRDKRVELLQQYARSNFPSVKYMEYAVEVETYTLSKANNLVLNVDGAIGSLFLDLLAGSGMFTKQEIDEIVEIGYLNGLFVLARSIGLIGHTFDQKRLKQPLYRHPWEDVLYTK
- the LOC140830793 gene encoding phytochrome B-like isoform X1; its protein translation is MSASANREAHSDNQRNSQAANQAQSSSGDSHRRQNYNVYNASSMNKVGDSTSKAVAQYTMDARLHAVFEQSGESGKSFDYSQSVRTSNQSVSEEQITAYLSKIQRGSLIQPFGCTIAVDESNFRVIAYSENAREMLGLMPQSVPSLEKLDILSIGTDVRALFTPLSSVLLERAFGSREITLLNPLWIHSKNLGKPFYAILHRIDVGIVIDLEPARSQDPALSIAGAVHSQKLAVRAISHLQSLPGGDIKLLCGTVVESVRDLTGYDRVMVYKFHEDEHGEVVAESKRPDLEPYIGLHYPATDIPQASRFLFKQNRVRMIADCHATPVKVIQDEVLMQPLCLVGSTLRSPHGCHVQYMANMGSIASLTLAVIINGNDEDGVGGRNSMRLWGLVVGHHTSARCIPFPLRYACEFLMQAFGLQLNMELQLASQLSEKRVLKTQTLLCDMLLRDSPTGIVTQSPSIMDLVKCDGAALYYQGTYYPLGVTPSEAQIKDIVAWLLAFHGDSTGLSTDSLADAGYPGAAFLGDAVCGIAVACITSRDYLFWFRSHTAKEIKWGGAKHHPEDKDDGQRMHPRSSFKAFLEVVKSRSLPWENAEMDAIHSLQLILRDSFRNADGSTSKAVQAQVEDMGLLGMDELSTVAREMIRLIETATAPIFAVNVEGHINGWNAKVAELTGLSVEEAMGKSLVHDLLLKESEEIAEKLLFNALRGEEDKNVELRLRTFGSEHHTKAVFVVVNACISKDHTDHIVGVCFVGQDITAQRVVMDKFIHIQGAYKAIVHSPNPLIPPIFASDENTCCSEWNTAMEKLTGWNNRDMIGKMLVGEVFGGCCQLKGPDSMTKFMIVLHNALEGQDTDKFPFSLFDRNGNYVQALLTANKRVNMDGQIIGAFCFLQIASPELLHSLSVQRQQEKNCDSKINELVYILHEIKNPLNGLRFANSLLEATNLTDDQKQLLETNAACEKQMLKIMKDVELESIENGSLELEKAEFVLGNVIDAVVSQVMLIFRERGLQMIHDIPEEVKTLALYGDRFRIQQVLADFLLNMACYAPSPDGWVEIQLRPSMKQISVGITTAQIEVRIVCRGEGLPAELVKDMFHSSRWATQQGLGLSMCRKILKHMNGEVQYIRESERCYFLIILDLPVRRSFLTNTC
- the LOC140830793 gene encoding phytochrome B-like isoform X2 — protein: MRGFTLFSSNLITAYLSKIQRGSLIQPFGCTIAVDESNFRVIAYSENAREMLGLMPQSVPSLEKLDILSIGTDVRALFTPLSSVLLERAFGSREITLLNPLWIHSKNLGKPFYAILHRIDVGIVIDLEPARSQDPALSIAGAVHSQKLAVRAISHLQSLPGGDIKLLCGTVVESVRDLTGYDRVMVYKFHEDEHGEVVAESKRPDLEPYIGLHYPATDIPQASRFLFKQNRVRMIADCHATPVKVIQDEVLMQPLCLVGSTLRSPHGCHVQYMANMGSIASLTLAVIINGNDEDGVGGRNSMRLWGLVVGHHTSARCIPFPLRYACEFLMQAFGLQLNMELQLASQLSEKRVLKTQTLLCDMLLRDSPTGIVTQSPSIMDLVKCDGAALYYQGTYYPLGVTPSEAQIKDIVAWLLAFHGDSTGLSTDSLADAGYPGAAFLGDAVCGIAVACITSRDYLFWFRSHTAKEIKWGGAKHHPEDKDDGQRMHPRSSFKAFLEVVKSRSLPWENAEMDAIHSLQLILRDSFRNADGSTSKAVQAQVEDMGLLGMDELSTVAREMIRLIETATAPIFAVNVEGHINGWNAKVAELTGLSVEEAMGKSLVHDLLLKESEEIAEKLLFNALRGEEDKNVELRLRTFGSEHHTKAVFVVVNACISKDHTDHIVGVCFVGQDITAQRVVMDKFIHIQGAYKAIVHSPNPLIPPIFASDENTCCSEWNTAMEKLTGWNNRDMIGKMLVGEVFGGCCQLKGPDSMTKFMIVLHNALEGQDTDKFPFSLFDRNGNYVQALLTANKRVNMDGQIIGAFCFLQIASPELLHSLSVQRQQEKNCDSKINELVYILHEIKNPLNGLRFANSLLEATNLTDDQKQLLETNAACEKQMLKIMKDVELESIENGSLELEKAEFVLGNVIDAVVSQVMLIFRERGLQMIHDIPEEVKTLALYGDRFRIQQVLADFLLNMACYAPSPDGWVEIQLRPSMKQISVGITTAQIEVRIVCRGEGLPAELVKDMFHSSRWATQQGLGLSMCRKILKHMNGEVQYIRESERCYFLIILDLPVRRSFLTNTC